CCAATTTTGATCGATCCTTCACATATTTGCGGGAATCGTACCGGATTGGCGGGAATTACTCAGGAAGCTTTAAATGTAGGTTACCAAGGTGCTATTATCGAATCACATTGTAACCCTGATGAAGCATGGAGCGATGCTTCGCAACAGATTACCCCGGAAGTTTTGGGCGAGATGATTTCTAATCTTAAAGTTAGAAGTACTGGTTTAGCTGGTTTTGATGATGAAATGGGAAGACACAGAACTTTAATTTCTGATCTGGATTTTCAAGTAATCGAATTGCTTTCTCAAAGAATGAAAATTTCTGCAAAAATCGGTAAACTGAAGAAGGAAAACGATATTGCTATTTTTCAGCCGGATCGTTGGAAAGTAATTACTGAATATGCTGCACAAAAAGCTACAGAAACAGGAATGTCTCAAGATTTTATTGAAAAAGTCTTCAAAGCGATTCACGAAGAATCTATTGAAATTCAAAACAATATTATGATTAATAGATAAATTGGTTTTAAAAAAGATGATAGGATTTAGAATTTATATTTTAGCAAATCTGATATAAACTAAATCCTGTTATCTAAAACCTAATTCCTTATCTTTGCAGTTATCGTATGAAAGGAAAAATCATTAAATCTACAGGAAGCTGGTATCAGGTTTTGGAAACAGAAACGGGAAAAATTTTTGAAGCGAGAATTCGTGGAAAATTTAAACTAATAAAAACCAGACTTACCAATCCCTTGGCTGTTGGTGATTTTGTCGAATTTCAGCTTGAGCAGGATGATATTGCGTGGATCACAAAAATAGAACCCCGCAGAAATTACCTGATCCGAAAATCTGTAAATCTTTCAAAAGAAGCACATATTATTGCGTCGAATATTGATTTGGCGTGTTTTATTTTTACATTAAAGCATCCTGAAACATCTCTAGGTTTTCTTGACCGGTTTCTTGCTTGCTGTGAAGCTTATAATATAAAACCTCTTATTTTGTTTAACAAAATGGACGTTTTGTCTGAAGAAGAATCTGAGATTGTAAAAGATATTGAATTTCTATACAACGAAATTGGATATGAAACATTGGAAATTTCTTCTTATTCTAAACTTAATTTGGATGATTTGGTTGAAATACTAAAAGATAAAACTTCAGTATTTTTTGGCCACTCAGGTTGCGGAAAATCTACATTGGTCAATGCAATGCAGCCAAATCTCAATTTAAGAACTTCTGAAATTTCTGATACTCATTTAAAAGGAAAACATACCACAACTTTTGCCCAGATGCATTTTTGGGATTTTGGCGGAAACGTGATCGATACTCCCGGTGTACGTGAATTTGCCATGATTGATATTGAGAAAGAAGAAGTGCAACATTACTTTCCTGAAATATTCAAAAAAAGGGAAGAATGTAAATATCATAACTGCATGCATGTGAATGAACCAAAATGTGCAGTTTTACAATCTTTAGAGACTGGTGAAATCCAACCTACAAGATATTCTACCTATGTTAAGCTTATGGACGAGGCAGAAGAAAACACTCGTATATAAGTAATTTCTTATCTTATTTTCTACATTTAATTTATTGCTTTGATTGATTTTGAAGCAAAAGATTATTATGTGTAATTGTGATTAATTGTATTATTGTGAATTTCTCAAATAATATGGTTGTTTTTTGTAAATAAAAAACCCAGCCGAAGCTGGGTAAAAACTAATAACCATGAAAACTCAAATTAAACATGAGAATCGAATTAGTAGTTACAATTACTGTGCCAAAAATGATTTTAAAATTTCTTAATAAAAGTTATTTTATGTTAAAATTAATTTAAAACTATATTTTGGATATTTTTTGTAATTTTGCGCCATTAAAAAAAATATACAGTTATGTCAAACATTACATTTACAATGATTAAGCCAGATGCGGTTGCTGACGGTCATATTGGAGCTATTTTAGGAAAGATTTCAGAAGGAGGTTATAAGATCAAAGCTTTGAAATTAACTCAACTTACTGTTGCTGATGCACAAAAATTCTACGAAGTACATGCAGAAAGACCTTTTTACGGAGAATTGGTTGACTTTATGAGCTCAGGTCCAATCGTTGCTGCGGTTTTAGAAAAAGATAATGCCGTGGAAGATTTCAGAACTTTAATCGGTGCTACAAATCCTGCTGAAGCAGCTGAAGGAACTATCAGAAAAATGTTTGCTAGAAGCATCGGAGAGAATGCTGTGCATGGTTCTGACTCTAACGAAAATGCTTTAATTGAAGCTCAATTTCATTTTTCAGGAAGAGAGATTTTTTAATTAAAATCCCATAAATAAGAAATCCGGAAATTATTCCGGATTTTTTTTGTGCTAATATTTTTTTTATTAATTATCTGCCATTTCGTCCTAAAAAATTATAATTTAAAAATTTAATTTTTATAAAAAACATTATTTAAATTAAATCTAATTAATTTTTTGGTGATTGAAAGTATTGTAATCAAAAGTCTAATATGTTTGAATTAAAAATTATAATAAAGATTTATTTATTGAAATTTCAGTGTTTTTACGGATAGGATGGTGTTTTTTATTTTACCATCTTTATGTCATTAAAAAAAAGGTAATCGGTTTCACTAAATCGAAACAAAAAAGAGAAAAACTAATAACCATATAATTCCTCAATGTAATGAGAAGAAAGGCAGTTGATAAAACTGCCTTTTTTTATTTGTACATTATTAAGGTAAATACCTCTGTTAGAAAGAGTGTTTTTCCTGATAGTTCAAAAAGGTATTATTTTGAAATTTGCTTCATAATATTTAAATAAAAAATTATGAAAAATCTAAGTTTCCTTTTTGAGAAAAAATATGTATCAATAAAAAACGTATTGATGATATTACCTTTAATGATTGTGTTTTCTTCTTTGAGCTGTAGTAAAGATGAAGATGATAATCAACCGCCGGCTGCAATTGTTTATAATGAAGAAAATCCTTTAGATAAATATCATAATCTGGCTGGTTTTACAACAACGTCTAATTTTGTGAATTCTGGAAATTATGAATTTGGTCTTACATTTTCTCCAAATGTAAAAGGTAAAATAAATGCTTTGGTCGTAAAATTACCTGACTTGAATCCGAATTTAAAAATAACGATCTGGGATTTTGATACAAAAACGGTGTTAAGAACTGAAATGGTAAATGTTGCTACTGCAAATACAGTTGTTGTAAAAAGCATTCCTGAAATGATGCTTGAAAAAGACAAAAAATATGTTATTACGATGAACTCTAACGATTGGTATAAAAGGAATAAAGCGGATAACAGTAATGCGGTGTATCCAATTACTGCGGGAAATATAAAATTTTGGGAATATCGATGGGTAGGAGGCTCTTCTCAAGTTTTTCCAACCAATATTTCTCTGGATTATAATGGTGGAGATTTAAGTTTTAATTTTCAGCAAGTTGATTAAATAAGCACAATATAATTAAAAAAAAGGCTGTTTCATGATAAATGAAACAGCCTCTTGTATTTAGTTTGAATTCTTAAACCTTTAAAAGCTCAATTGTTCTTTCAGGATTTTCTGTAGAGAAAACTGCGTTTCCAGCAACTAAAACATCAGCACCCGCTTCAAATAACTTAGATGCATTATCTAAATTTACTCCACCATCAACCTGAATAAGTGCTGTGGAATTATTGCTTAAAATAAGATCTTTAGTCTCAGCAATTTTCTTGTAAGTGTTTTCAATGAATTTTTGTCCGCCAAAACCTGGGTTTACACTCATTAATAATACCAAATCTACATCAGCAATAATATCTTCCAACATCAAAACCGGAGTAGAAGGATTTAATACAACTCCTGCTTTTGCACCTTTGCTTTGGATCAAATTAATTGTTCTGTGAAGATGTGTACAGGCTTCGTAATGTACAGAAACCAAATCTGCCCCGTAATCGATAAATTCTTCAACATATTTTTCAGGTTCTACAATCATCAAATGTACATCAACAAATTTCTTTGCGT
Above is a genomic segment from Chryseobacterium mulctrae containing:
- a CDS encoding nucleoside-diphosphate kinase encodes the protein MSNITFTMIKPDAVADGHIGAILGKISEGGYKIKALKLTQLTVADAQKFYEVHAERPFYGELVDFMSSGPIVAAVLEKDNAVEDFRTLIGATNPAEAAEGTIRKMFARSIGENAVHGSDSNENALIEAQFHFSGREIF
- the rpe gene encoding ribulose-phosphate 3-epimerase; the protein is MKTKLIAPSLLSADFGNLQRDIEMLNNSQADWLHVDVMDGRFVPNISFGFPVMKTIQQHAKKFVDVHLMIVEPEKYVEEFIDYGADLVSVHYEACTHLHRTINLIQSKGAKAGVVLNPSTPVLMLEDIIADVDLVLLMSVNPGFGGQKFIENTYKKIAETKDLILSNNSTALIQVDGGVNLDNASKLFEAGADVLVAGNAVFSTENPERTIELLKV
- the rsgA gene encoding ribosome small subunit-dependent GTPase A — protein: MKGKIIKSTGSWYQVLETETGKIFEARIRGKFKLIKTRLTNPLAVGDFVEFQLEQDDIAWITKIEPRRNYLIRKSVNLSKEAHIIASNIDLACFIFTLKHPETSLGFLDRFLACCEAYNIKPLILFNKMDVLSEEESEIVKDIEFLYNEIGYETLEISSYSKLNLDDLVEILKDKTSVFFGHSGCGKSTLVNAMQPNLNLRTSEISDTHLKGKHTTTFAQMHFWDFGGNVIDTPGVREFAMIDIEKEEVQHYFPEIFKKREECKYHNCMHVNEPKCAVLQSLETGEIQPTRYSTYVKLMDEAEENTRI
- a CDS encoding DUF4082 domain-containing protein, which produces MKNLSFLFEKKYVSIKNVLMILPLMIVFSSLSCSKDEDDNQPPAAIVYNEENPLDKYHNLAGFTTTSNFVNSGNYEFGLTFSPNVKGKINALVVKLPDLNPNLKITIWDFDTKTVLRTEMVNVATANTVVVKSIPEMMLEKDKKYVITMNSNDWYKRNKADNSNAVYPITAGNIKFWEYRWVGGSSQVFPTNISLDYNGGDLSFNFQQVD